One genomic region from Sphingobacterium multivorum encodes:
- a CDS encoding LacI family DNA-binding transcriptional regulator, which yields MAKSIKEIAQELNVSKSTVSLVINHKAERARISKELENRVLAYVEKVGYKPNALAKSLATGRSNTIGLIVENIGDSFFGPFALYVEELFRKKNYHVLYSSTLGDSQNARDIIDSMLEKKVEGIILAPTIDLEDYQRKILEHKVPLVVFDRNSPAVETHYVHIDNEESGKTACDHLKSIGCRNFGLVTIDSGQPQMLARKRAYLEFCEAYGMEPRILQLPYQHLKQKGTRMLKNWATKQPGLDGLFFTTNYLCILGLKALRSADENNYDFPMFSFDDHELFDLLNPKISCIQQPLEPLAKTCVKVLLKEIDQGISTPKEYIISTKLIRR from the coding sequence ATGGCCAAATCAATTAAAGAAATAGCACAGGAACTCAATGTGTCTAAATCAACTGTTTCATTAGTCATTAATCACAAAGCCGAGCGAGCACGCATTAGCAAGGAATTGGAAAACCGCGTACTTGCATACGTTGAAAAAGTTGGCTATAAGCCCAATGCTCTCGCGAAGAGTTTAGCTACGGGGCGATCAAATACCATTGGTCTAATTGTAGAGAATATTGGGGATTCTTTTTTTGGTCCATTTGCATTGTATGTAGAGGAATTGTTCCGAAAGAAAAATTATCACGTCCTCTACAGTAGTACGCTTGGAGATTCGCAAAATGCACGCGATATTATCGATTCGATGTTGGAAAAGAAAGTAGAGGGTATTATCTTAGCCCCGACGATAGATTTAGAGGACTATCAGCGCAAAATATTGGAGCATAAGGTACCGTTGGTCGTTTTTGATAGAAATTCTCCAGCAGTTGAAACCCATTATGTGCATATTGACAATGAAGAGAGTGGGAAGACTGCATGTGACCATTTAAAATCTATTGGTTGTAGAAACTTTGGATTGGTAACCATCGATTCGGGTCAACCACAAATGCTGGCACGCAAACGCGCTTATTTGGAATTTTGTGAGGCTTATGGCATGGAGCCTCGCATACTGCAATTACCCTATCAGCATCTGAAACAGAAAGGCACACGTATGTTGAAAAATTGGGCAACTAAGCAGCCTGGATTAGATGGTCTTTTTTTTACCACAAATTATCTTTGTATTCTCGGATTAAAGGCCCTGCGGTCGGCGGATGAAAATAACTATGATTTTCCGATGTTTTCCTTTGATGACCATGAGTTGTTTGATCTTTTAAATCCTAAGATCTCCTGTATACAACAACCATTGGAACCTCTGGCCAAAACTTGTGTGAAAGTTTTGTTAAAGGAAATAGATCAAGGGATATCCACACCAAAAGAATATATCATCTCAACAAAATTGATCCGGCGCTAA
- a CDS encoding GH92 family glycosyl hydrolase has product MKKSISVFLGSLLSFGLFCAKPVLAQKFRGQQLEAVDLVNPLMGTESKFELSNGNTYPSIARPWGMNMWTPQTGKNGDGWQYQYTADKIRGLKQTHQPSPWMNDYGVFSIMPVTGKPVFDQEERASWFSHKAEIVKPYYYSVYLADHDVTAEMTPTDRAAMFRISFNKTEDAYIVLDAYEKGSEVQIIPEKNMIIGYSSKYARGPLPANFKNYFVLVFDQPFASVATWEGKEKKDGQLQIKGDHTGAIVGFKVKDKSKPVQVKVASSFISAEQALLNLNELGNKSFDQVKEDGRQIWNSTLGKIKVEGDDIDQLRTFYSTMYRTLFFPNKLYEIDAQGKVVHYSPYNGKTLPGYLFGGTGFWDTFRALYPFLNFMYPSINKEMQEGLLNAYLEGGFLPEWSSPGYADIMVGNNSASVVSDAYMKGLRGYDINKLYEALQHGANNEGPMSAVGRKGVDYYNSLGYVPYDVKINENAARTLEYAYDDFTIYQLAKALNRPKAEIDLYAKRAQNYKNLFDPSTNLMRGKNKDGKFQAPFNPLKWGDAFTEGNSWHYSWSVFHDVQGLIDLMGGEKTFVSMLDSVFVQSPDFDDSYYGGIIHEIREMQVANMGQYAHGNQPIQHMPYLYNYAGQPWKTQYWVRQVMDRMYKPTPDGYCGDEDNGQTSAWYVFSALGFYPVCPATDEYVLGAPLFKKATLTFENGKTLTIDAPKNSTENVYVNTLQMNGKDYGKNWLSHRALHEGGTLNFDMAAKPNYTRGASKNSAPYSMTTDLLTNIKLKSNKKK; this is encoded by the coding sequence ATGAAAAAATCTATAAGTGTTTTTCTGGGTTCGTTATTGTCTTTTGGTTTGTTTTGCGCAAAACCGGTTTTGGCTCAGAAATTTAGAGGGCAGCAGTTAGAAGCTGTCGATCTTGTTAATCCATTAATGGGTACAGAATCCAAATTTGAGTTGTCCAATGGTAATACCTATCCCTCAATAGCGCGACCTTGGGGGATGAATATGTGGACACCTCAAACGGGGAAAAATGGCGACGGATGGCAGTATCAATATACTGCGGATAAGATTCGTGGTTTAAAACAGACTCACCAGCCATCACCCTGGATGAATGATTACGGTGTTTTTTCAATCATGCCTGTGACTGGAAAGCCCGTATTTGATCAAGAGGAGCGTGCGAGCTGGTTTTCGCACAAAGCGGAGATTGTAAAACCTTATTATTATTCGGTTTATCTAGCGGACCACGATGTGACTGCTGAGATGACTCCAACAGACCGCGCAGCAATGTTTAGGATCTCGTTTAATAAAACAGAAGATGCGTATATTGTTTTGGATGCTTATGAAAAGGGATCGGAAGTTCAGATTATTCCAGAAAAAAATATGATCATTGGCTATTCTTCGAAATATGCACGGGGCCCACTGCCTGCTAATTTCAAGAATTATTTTGTTTTGGTTTTTGATCAACCTTTTGCAAGTGTCGCTACTTGGGAAGGCAAAGAGAAGAAGGATGGGCAACTTCAGATCAAAGGTGATCACACTGGTGCAATCGTAGGGTTTAAGGTAAAAGACAAATCGAAACCAGTACAGGTGAAGGTAGCGTCTTCCTTTATCAGTGCCGAACAAGCCTTATTGAACTTAAATGAGTTGGGAAATAAATCTTTCGATCAAGTGAAAGAAGACGGACGTCAGATCTGGAATTCTACCTTAGGGAAAATTAAAGTAGAAGGTGATGACATCGACCAGTTGCGTACATTTTATTCGACTATGTATCGTACCTTATTTTTCCCGAACAAGTTATATGAAATTGATGCGCAAGGAAAGGTTGTACATTACAGTCCATATAATGGAAAAACACTTCCTGGCTATTTATTTGGAGGAACAGGTTTTTGGGATACTTTTAGAGCGTTGTATCCATTCTTAAACTTTATGTATCCTTCCATTAATAAGGAAATGCAGGAAGGTCTTCTCAATGCTTATTTGGAAGGAGGCTTTCTGCCTGAATGGAGTAGTCCTGGATATGCCGATATTATGGTGGGTAACAATTCTGCTTCGGTGGTTTCGGATGCTTATATGAAGGGATTACGCGGTTATGATATCAATAAGTTATACGAAGCTTTACAACACGGCGCTAATAACGAAGGACCAATGAGTGCTGTTGGAAGAAAAGGTGTTGACTATTACAATAGTTTGGGGTACGTGCCATATGATGTTAAAATCAATGAAAATGCAGCACGTACTTTAGAATATGCCTATGACGATTTCACGATCTACCAATTGGCAAAAGCGTTGAACCGTCCGAAGGCTGAAATTGATTTGTATGCTAAGCGTGCGCAGAACTATAAGAATTTATTTGATCCATCGACCAATCTTATGCGTGGAAAGAATAAAGATGGAAAATTCCAGGCTCCTTTTAATCCATTAAAATGGGGTGACGCATTCACCGAAGGAAATAGCTGGCATTATTCGTGGAGCGTATTTCACGATGTTCAGGGGCTGATCGACCTAATGGGAGGAGAAAAGACATTTGTGAGCATGTTGGATTCGGTGTTTGTCCAGTCTCCAGATTTCGACGATAGCTATTATGGCGGTATTATCCATGAAATACGCGAAATGCAAGTTGCGAATATGGGGCAATATGCACATGGTAATCAGCCAATTCAGCATATGCCATATTTGTACAATTACGCTGGCCAACCTTGGAAAACACAATATTGGGTGCGTCAAGTGATGGATCGCATGTATAAGCCTACACCTGATGGCTATTGTGGTGACGAAGATAATGGTCAAACTTCTGCATGGTATGTTTTTTCAGCACTGGGATTCTATCCTGTTTGTCCGGCAACGGATGAATATGTGCTCGGAGCGCCATTATTTAAAAAAGCGACCTTAACATTTGAAAATGGTAAGACGTTGACCATTGATGCTCCAAAGAATTCTACTGAAAATGTATATGTAAATACATTGCAAATGAACGGTAAGGACTATGGTAAGAACTGGTTAAGTCACAGAGCATTGCATGAAGGTGGGACACTTAATTTTGACATGGCGGCAAAGCCTAATTATACGAGGGGAGCGTCCAAAAATTCAGCGCCTTATTCAATGACAACAGATTTGCTAACAAATATCAAGTTGAAATCGAACAAAAAGAAATAA
- a CDS encoding basic secretory protein-like protein: MINLKNLKIVVTVFGLVYSCSLFAQDNWKHTENDRKVAVDIDSISKGGYTLIWINKDKDFSASLKERLVAAYFTNYPKLAKKYNKKTIKKVSFVIDPDYKGVAATAGGIVRYSPAWFAKNPGDIDVVTHEVMHIVQAYPDGAGPWWITEGIADFVRFDDGIDNAGANWKLPEYNEKQKYTDSYRITARFLYWINLHVKKDFVKKLDAAMRSKSYSDAFWKVETGKTIDELWADYSQNPTL; encoded by the coding sequence ATGATAAACTTAAAAAACTTAAAAATCGTTGTTACTGTATTTGGCTTGGTATACTCTTGTTCCCTTTTTGCGCAGGACAACTGGAAACATACCGAAAATGACCGCAAGGTTGCTGTGGATATTGATAGTATCAGTAAAGGTGGTTATACCCTAATTTGGATTAATAAAGACAAAGATTTTAGTGCTTCTTTAAAAGAAAGGCTGGTAGCGGCATATTTTACCAACTATCCTAAACTAGCCAAGAAATATAATAAAAAGACTATAAAAAAGGTCTCTTTTGTTATTGATCCGGACTATAAAGGTGTGGCAGCGACAGCGGGTGGGATTGTCCGTTATAGTCCAGCCTGGTTTGCCAAAAATCCAGGGGATATTGACGTGGTTACCCATGAAGTCATGCATATTGTTCAAGCATACCCCGATGGGGCGGGCCCGTGGTGGATTACGGAAGGGATAGCCGATTTTGTCCGATTTGATGATGGCATAGATAATGCGGGGGCAAACTGGAAGCTGCCAGAATATAACGAAAAGCAGAAATACACCGATTCTTATCGTATTACAGCGCGCTTTTTGTACTGGATCAATCTACATGTAAAGAAGGATTTTGTCAAAAAATTGGATGCAGCGATGCGTAGCAAAAGCTATAGTGATGCTTTTTGGAAAGTGGAGACGGGTAAAACTATTGATGAGCTATGGGCCGATTATAGCCAAAATCCCACACTATAA
- a CDS encoding GH92 family glycosyl hydrolase has protein sequence MNIRSLVFLGLISFPYLLKAQETKLVQYVKPLIGTAKMGHTFPGATVPFGAVQLSPDTDTLSYAVNGRYNGDVYKYCAGYQYDDPTIVGFSHTHFSGTGHSDLGDIQIMPTQGKVQLNPGTADRPQDGYRSSYSHANERAEANYYSVLLDKHQIKAELTTTTRVGLHRYTFKESDASHLIVDLTAGIYNYDGKNVWTVVKVLNDSTLVGYRQTNGWSRTRTVYFAIKTSKAFKNYGAKYEDGKSVYNGFWRKFDQQNNFPDLAAHNIKLHLDFDTKAQESILLKVALSPVSMKNALANMEAEAPDWNFDGYVKKGQEAWEKELHKIEAEMLNKEDLVNFYTAMYHASLMPTVYMDTNGEYKGLDQEVHRAKGFTNYTSFSLWDTYRAFHPLLNLINPSRNADIVASMMAHYDQSVLKMLPIWSHYANDNWCMSGYHSVSVIVDAILKGVYKGDAEAALAACVQTANARQYEGIGPYIDKGYVPADVSGTSVSNTLEYAYDDWCIAQLAKKLGKEDIYTTFSKRAESWKSLYDSSIGFMRPKSSAGKFQEKFDVLDTHGQGFIEGNSWNYSLYVPHQPTEMMALMGGHRRLESYLDSLFTMELPDKYFEHTEDITRDGIIGNYVHGNEPSHHVAYLYNITKSPWKTQARVRQIIRNQYHNGHAGLGGNDDCGQMSAWYLFTALGFYPVAPGEDSYWIGSPLVKSAKVNLENGRSLSIVARNQSEKNVYVKSVSLNGRKLADLLLPYSSIINGGELIFEMSNKPNK, from the coding sequence ATGAATATCAGAAGTTTAGTCTTTTTGGGATTAATTAGTTTCCCATATCTATTAAAGGCACAAGAAACTAAATTAGTTCAGTATGTCAAACCACTCATCGGAACGGCGAAAATGGGACATACTTTTCCGGGGGCGACAGTTCCATTCGGTGCTGTACAATTAAGTCCTGATACGGATACATTATCTTATGCTGTCAATGGACGGTACAACGGTGATGTTTATAAATATTGTGCTGGTTATCAGTATGATGATCCGACGATTGTCGGGTTTAGTCATACACATTTTAGTGGCACAGGTCACTCCGATCTTGGTGATATACAGATCATGCCGACACAAGGAAAAGTTCAATTAAACCCGGGAACAGCTGATCGACCACAAGATGGTTATCGATCGTCCTATTCGCATGCCAATGAACGAGCTGAGGCCAACTATTACAGTGTTTTACTGGATAAACATCAGATTAAGGCTGAATTAACGACTACAACACGTGTAGGGCTCCACCGTTATACATTCAAAGAGTCTGACGCTTCACATCTTATCGTAGATCTAACTGCTGGGATTTATAATTATGATGGCAAGAATGTTTGGACCGTTGTCAAGGTATTGAACGATTCAACACTGGTAGGCTACCGTCAAACAAACGGTTGGTCGAGAACGCGCACCGTATACTTTGCAATAAAGACCTCAAAAGCTTTTAAGAATTATGGCGCCAAGTATGAAGATGGAAAATCTGTGTATAATGGTTTCTGGCGTAAGTTTGATCAACAAAATAATTTCCCCGACCTTGCAGCGCACAATATTAAGCTACACTTGGATTTTGATACAAAAGCACAAGAATCCATCCTTCTGAAAGTAGCTTTAAGTCCAGTAAGCATGAAGAATGCATTGGCCAATATGGAGGCTGAGGCTCCGGACTGGAATTTTGATGGCTACGTTAAGAAAGGCCAAGAAGCCTGGGAAAAGGAGCTGCATAAGATAGAAGCTGAAATGTTGAACAAGGAAGACCTGGTTAATTTTTATACAGCCATGTACCATGCAAGCTTAATGCCGACAGTCTATATGGATACGAATGGTGAATATAAAGGCTTGGATCAGGAGGTGCACCGTGCCAAAGGTTTTACGAATTATACCTCATTTTCGCTGTGGGATACTTATCGGGCTTTTCATCCGCTGTTGAATTTAATTAACCCTTCCCGTAATGCTGATATTGTGGCATCCATGATGGCTCATTATGACCAGAGTGTATTGAAGATGTTGCCGATTTGGTCGCATTATGCGAATGATAATTGGTGCATGAGTGGCTATCATTCGGTGTCTGTTATTGTTGATGCAATACTTAAAGGCGTTTACAAAGGTGATGCAGAAGCCGCTCTAGCGGCTTGCGTACAAACGGCAAATGCACGTCAGTATGAGGGAATTGGTCCTTACATTGATAAGGGATATGTTCCTGCAGATGTATCGGGAACATCCGTTTCTAATACATTGGAATATGCGTATGACGATTGGTGCATAGCGCAATTGGCGAAAAAATTGGGAAAAGAGGATATTTACACGACCTTTTCTAAAAGAGCTGAAAGCTGGAAATCACTCTATGATTCCTCCATTGGATTTATGCGTCCGAAGAGTTCTGCTGGTAAATTTCAGGAGAAATTTGATGTTTTAGATACACATGGACAAGGATTTATTGAAGGGAATTCATGGAATTACAGCCTGTATGTACCACATCAACCTACTGAAATGATGGCATTAATGGGAGGTCACCGACGTTTAGAGTCTTATTTGGATTCACTGTTTACCATGGAATTACCGGATAAATATTTTGAACATACGGAGGATATTACCCGGGATGGCATTATCGGAAATTACGTGCATGGAAATGAGCCTTCACATCATGTGGCATACTTGTACAATATAACCAAGAGCCCATGGAAAACCCAGGCCCGCGTCAGACAGATCATACGGAATCAGTATCACAATGGCCATGCGGGTTTAGGGGGAAATGATGACTGTGGACAAATGTCGGCATGGTATCTATTTACGGCACTCGGTTTTTATCCAGTGGCACCTGGTGAAGATAGTTATTGGATTGGCAGTCCATTGGTAAAATCGGCAAAGGTTAACCTTGAAAATGGACGCAGTCTTTCCATAGTTGCTCGTAACCAGTCTGAAAAGAATGTTTACGTTAAATCCGTTTCTTTAAATGGGCGAAAATTAGCTGATTTGCTACTACCCTATAGCAGTATTATAAATGGTGGTGAATTAATCTTCGAAATGAGCAATAAACCGAACAAATAG